Part of the Tolypothrix sp. PCC 7910 genome, GACAGCCGCAGCAGAGGCTATGAGTTTGAGTTACGGTGTTTGTAAAAATAAAGCAAACACCTATTTTGTCTCTCGTGATTGTCATCCTCAAACGATCGATGTGCTGCAAACACGGGCTGAACCTTTGGGGATAAATATTATTATTGGCGATCATCAAACCTTTGATTTTGAGCAACCAATTTTTGGGGCGATTCTCCAATATCCTGCTAGCGATGGCACAATTTACGACTACCGCGCTTTTATCGAAAAAGCCCATGCTAAAGGTGCATTGGTGACGGTAGCAGCAGATCCTCTCAGTTTAACTTTACTGACACCTCCGGGTGAATTTGGTGCTGATATTGCTATTGGTAGCACTCAGCGTTTTGGTATTCCTTTGGGATTTGGCGGGCCTCATGCGGCTTACATGGCAACCAAAGAAGAGTATAAGCGGCAGGTGCCAGGGCGAATAGTTGGTGTATCAAAAGATGCCCAAGGGAAACCTGCATTGCGCCTGGCTTTACAAACCCGCGAACAACATATTCGTCGGGAAAAGGCTACGAGTAATATTTGTACTGCCCAAGTCTTGTTAGCTGTGATGGCGAGTATGTACGCAGTCTATCACGGGCCAGATGGACTGAAGGCGATCGCAGAAAATATCCACAACCTCACAGGAATTTTGGCAGATGGGTTAAAACGTCTGGGTTACAAAATTAGTTCCGAATCTTTCTTTGATACTCTGCGGGTAGAGTTAGGAACACACAGCCTAGAAAAAATCTTGGAAGGTTGCCAAGAACGTCATATTAACCTGCGAATTTTTGATGAAACTGCTGTGGGTATCTCTTTAGATGAGACAACTACAGTAGATGAAGTTCAAGATTTGTTAGAAATCTTTGCTTTGGGTAAAGATTTATCTTTCTCCATCGCTGAACTAACTGCTGTACCGCTTCCTCTATCCCGCAGTAGCAGTTACCTCACCCATCCTGTATTTAACCGCTATCACTCGGAAACTGAGTTATTGCGTTATCTACACAAACTAGAAAGTAAGGATTTGTCTTTAACCACATCAATGATTCCCTTGGGGTCATGCACGATGAAGTTAAATGCCACATCTGAGATGATACCAGTCACCTGGCAAGAATTTGGCAAGATTCATCCCTTTGCGCCACCCTCGCAAACACGTGGTTATCAAATCCTCTTCCAGCAGCTTGAGGCTTGGTTAGCAGAAATTACTGGCTTTGCAGGAATTTCTCTGCAACCAAACGCGGGTTCCCAAGGCGAATACGCGGGGCTGTTGGTGATTCGTCACTATCACGAAAGCCGCAACGAAGGACACCGCAACGTCTGCTTAATTCCTACCTCCGCACATGGAACAAACCCCGCTAGTGCGGTGATGTGTGGCATGAAAGTTGTCGCCGTTGCCTGTGACGCAGACGGTAATATTGATATTGCTGACCTCAAGGTGAAAGCAGAAAAGCATAGTCATGAACTCGCTGCCTTGATGGTGACATATCCCTCAACTCATGGGGTGTTCGAGGAAGCAATTCAAGAAATCTGTGAGATTGTCCATAAGCATGGCGGACAAGTTTACATGGATGGCGCGAATATGAACGCCCAAGTCGGAATTTGTCGTCCGGGTGATATTGGCGCTGATGTCTGTCACCTAAACTTACACAAAACCTTCTGTATTCCTCACGGTGGCGGCGGCCCGGGTATGGGGCCAATTGGCGTAGCTTCCCATCTTGTCCCCTTCCTCCCTGGACATCCTGTTATCTCCCTCAATAAAACTCAGCACTCTCAGGGGGCTGTGGCGGCTGCACCTTGGGGAAGTGCCAGTATTTTGGTGATTTCCTGGATGTACATTGCGATGATGGGTGCAGAGGGATTGACAGAAGCCACCAAAGTGGCAATTCTCAACGCCAACTATATAGCCAAGAGACTTGAGGAATATTATCCCGTTTTGTACAAAGGGAAAAATGGCCTAGTTGCCCATGAATGCATTTTAGATTTGCGATCGCTCAAAAAATCAGCGGGCATCGAAATTGATGATGTTGCTAAACGGCTAATGGACTACGGCTTCCATGCACCGACTGTCTCCTGGCCTGTGGCAGGTACAATCATGGTGGAACCCACAGAAAGCGAATCGAAAGCAGAATTGGATCGTTTCTGTGAGGCTTTGATTTCTATTCGTCAGGAAATTGCCGAAATTGAAAATGGCAAGATGGATACTCAAGATAACCTCTTGAAAAATGCACCCCATACGGTAGAAAGCTTAATTACTGGAGAATGGCAACACCCCTATTCTCGCGAACAAGCAGCCTACCCTGCACCTTGGACAAAAGAACATAAATTCTGGCCTGCTGTTGGGCGTATTGACGCTGCATTTGGCGACAGAAATTTTGTTTGTTCTTGTTTGCCAATGGATGCTTATTCGTAGCAATTGCTCCTGTTAAAAACTAATTATTAAATCTCACGCAAAGAGTTGCACCTTTGCGTGATTTTTTATTTCTGAATTAATACCAATTTGAAAAAAGAATGCGACAGACTGTAGGGGCAAGGCACTGCCTTGCCCTCTAGATATATTGATGTGTCGCCAACATTATTTGATTTGGTATAAGGCTGCTAATTCTTCTTTTATCGATAACGGCTGATATCCTAATGCAAATGCTTTAGAACTATTTAAAGACACATCTTTTGGTCTAGGCGCTGCCATTTTGATATCTTCTTGGCGACAGCCTTTAAGTTTAGCATTAGGGATTTCAAATACCTCTACTAGTTGACGCATAAAATCGTAACGCGAAATTCTTTCTTTGCCACCCAAGTGAATTAATCCTTGAACTTTTTCTAATGCTAATAACAGCCCTTGAGCCGCAGTTTTCCCACTAACTGGAGTGCGAAATTCATCGATAAATAAACTTAATTCTTTGCCTGCTTGTAAGGTTTCTATGAATTGCTGCATAAAGCTTTTAGCTGTAGGTGTTGCCATGCCAAACATTAAAGGCATACGACATACTGCTGTATGAGGATATCGTTCTAACATCCCTATTTCCGCTTGAACTTTTTGCTCGCCATAAATACTTAAAGGATTGACGGAATCTGTTTCTTGATAGGGAGCATTTAAGCCATCAAATACTAAATCAGTTGATGTAAAGGCACAAGGAATTGCATAATCAGCACACAGCCCAGCTATATTACAGGATGCCGTGACGTTAATTGCGTATGATTCTTGAGGATGGTTTTGACAAAAGTTTGGTTGTGAAAGGGCAGCAGTATGAATCACTGCATCTGGTTTTATATCATTAAATATCTGCTTTAATTCTTGCAAATCTGTTAAATTAACTTTTAAGGTTTCGATGTCGCCTATTTCTAAATGATTAGCAAAATAAGTACCATAAACCTCCCATTCTGGCTTTGCTTGTTGGCAAATATGCCATCCTAAAAAGCCACTAGCGCCAGTGACTAGTAATTTTTTCATATTTATATAAAAGTTTAAACATACAGCCAATATTAATTTATACCAATTCCAATAATTTTGGCGGCAGATAAATAATTAATCAAAACAAAAAATATTGTGTCCCTACTGAAATGCTTGCTGGTGCGTTGCGCTGCGCGACAACACACCCTACATTCATATTTAAATTGACTATTTAATCATCTGTTGAAATCTTTTATCGTTGCGGACTTTATTAAAATCTGTATCTGTTTTCGCCAATTTCTTATATTTATCAGGAGCAAGCTTGATTGCTTTCTCTAGGTTTTGAATTGCTAGGTCTACATTACCTTGTAAACCATAAGAACAAGCCTTATTGTAATATGCCTGGTGCATATTGGGCTGAATCGCGATCGCAGTGTCGTAGGATTTCAAACCTTCGGCGTAGCTTTGCAGCTTTGTCAGTGCTATTCCGCGGTTAATCCAGGCTTCAGATTTTTTAGGCTGGAGGGCGATCGCTCGATCGTAGGCTACTATCGCATCTTTGTAGAGTCGCAATGAGGTTAAAGCGTTGCCCCGATTATACCAAGCGACATCTTTATCTGGTCTGAGAGCCAGCGCCCGATCGTAGGATGCGATCGCTTCTTTATAACGCTGTAAAGACGTTAGCGCATTACCTCGATTAATCCACGCTTCGGGAATGTTCGGTTCAATTGCGATCGCTTGATCGAATGCTGCGATCGAATCTTGATAGCGACGTGCATCTAGCAGGTTATTAGCTTGCTTTACAAAATCTGCCGCCTTTTGCGAGGATTGCGTGCCAATTAACTGTTGGGAAATATTACTTTCTTGTACAACTTGTGTGGTGTTATTTGCTGTTGAATTTGCCCAATTACCACAGCCAAATGTAGAGAAAGTGATAAAGCTAGAGGCAACTAAGCAACGCCGTAAGACCATGCTGTACCTACAGAATTCATAAGATGATGCTAAAACTTATTTCTCTTAAAATATAGTATCAAAGTACACGAATTTTATGAATTTTTTATTTGGTTTATGTAAATTTAATTTTTGCACAAAGATAACAAGACTATACCATATTCAGTGGAACCATATAGTACTTGTGAGTTCTAGATAAGCAGTAGCAACTGACAAAAATTACTGCATACAAGCTGACTCAACATTATTTATTGATAAGTTTTGCAGACAAAACTTTACCACTATTGTCTATTCAATTCAACTTCCAAACTTGAATTTTCAAGTGCGATCGCAAAACATAAAAGTAAGGAATTAGCAATTTCTATATTCACTCTAAGCCTTGCGGTTTAGGGCGATAAACTCATGGAGGAATTTAACAGATGGCTAATATCAACATTGCCAACTTACATCAGAGAGATAATCTTGATTATATTGATGAGCTACACAATAGCGAAATCAACCATATAATTGGTGGAGCAGTAACAATTACTGTTCCAGTGACTGAAAGTAATCAACAATTCTTAGAATTGTTCAACACTCTAAACGATCCCAACCGAGGGCCAATAACCATCAACTTTGGTAACAGCGCTTCTGTATCAAATCCGGTTATCTCTAACCCTTTCGACAAAGGAATTAATCCTTTCTAATATCAAAGGCATCAATTCTTTAGAAAATTATAGGTGGGCAGTGCCCACCCTACTATATATTCAAAATTTTTAAATAATGCCAATACAAGTAGGGGTACAACAATGTTGTGCCCTTTAAAATTGCTGTGATATTAGCAGTCATTCTTTCCTTATTATTAACAAACTTCAATAAATTGAAAATAGATTTCCAATCTCATAAATAAAGTTATATATTGCAACCCACGGGATGGAATTGCACTATTAATTCATGTAGGATGCGTTAGCGATAGCGTAACGCATCAGAACCAAAGCTTGTCATGAGTTACTGCTTACTAAGATTATTTCATAAATTAAATCAGATTTCCACATAACTATAAAAGTTAGATTTCAAATATTGCTTTATAAAATATTTATCTGCCTACAGATATATTTTAATTTTGCCAATAGCATTAAAACTCTAATAAATGCAATCTTGAATTTATATCTTTTTATAGATGTTCAGAAAAAACAATATTATTATCGATAAAGCCAGACATAAGTGTTATTTTTTAGTCTATTTCAGCAAGTATTTTCTCTTGATTTTTAAATTTTGCTGCCTAAGAATAGCAAGTGTGAGGTTAAGGAAATTAATCTGACATATCAACAAATAAAGCTCTAATTATTTCCCAGGAGATTTAAAAATGGCTAACATCAAAGTTTCGGAATTAAGCCCAGCAGGTTCTGAACTGTTCCAAGATTCTGAAAGCTTTTTGAACGACTTAAATGATATGGACACCACATCAGTTCATGGTGGTGAAGGCGCTAATTATATTCCATATTTGCAGTTCGGTTCTAAGCTACTTGAATACAGTGTAGTTGGACTTGGTATCACAACAATCGCATCTTTAGTAGGAACCTTTAGCAGCACTGGTACAGGTGTTGGCGGCGGTGGTACTGGCGGTGGCGTTGGTGGCGGTACTGGCGGCAGTACTGGCGGCAGTACTGGCGGAACTATTACTTTCTAGTTGTTTGTTGCTGATTAGAATTCAATCAACAAAATCTAAATGTGGATAGGGAATAATCTTTAGCAGGATAAACTGCGTAAATACAAGGTTTATCCTGCCTTACAAAACTGAAAATTTTCCCAATGTAGACAATTACTTAATTTCCCAGGAGAACGAAAATGGCTAATATCAAAGTTTCTGAATTAAGTCCTGCAGGTTCTGAATTATTTCAAGATTCTGAAAGCTTTTTGAACGACTTAAATGATATGGACACCACATCAGTTCATGGTGGTGAAGGCGCTAATTATGTTCCATATTTGCAGTTCGGTTCTAAGCTACTTGAATACAGTGTAGTTGGACTTGGTATCACAACAATCGCATCTTTAGTAGGAACATTTAGCAGCACTGGTACAGGTGTTGGTGGGGGTACTGGCGGTGGTACTTCTGGCGGAAATACTATTTAGTATTTTGTCGTTGATTGTTTAGGATGAAACCAACAAATGCTTAATTTTAATTAGGCAAAATAGTTAGCAGGATTAAGTTATTTACGGATTAATCCTGCCTACTCAAACCATAATTATTTGCACACCGAAAATGAATAGGATCGTAATTTTTGATTTGCACCAATCTGGCTCTAATGAAATCGGTAATTCTGAGAGCTTTATAGAAGATGTAACTGAAATAGATTCCATGTGTATACATGGTGGTGAAGGCTATGCATTTAGCGAGTTCCTAAACTTTGGTGTTAAGGTTTTGGAGTATGCGTTAATAGGGTTTGCAATTTCTAGTATTGTCTCCCTAGTGCAGATGTTTCTCTCTCCTCGACAAAACCAAAATAACTCGCTTCCTACTATATATCCGCCTATAAGTTAAAGTTTGACTCGCAAAGACAATAACATTGCCTGTTATCGGTTGGTTACTGAAATCAGTATTTAACTGCATAAACGATAACAGGTTTTATTATTTTACTCTGAATATAGAATAAAATTTCGGTTAATTTCGCAGAGTAATACCCATCAATATTAATACTATACAACTCGTTTTATATTTTCAAATATAACTAGGCTGGGCAACAGCTACCTAGTCAGAAACAGCAAATTTATGGTGATTTTGAGATTAATACATAACACAAGCTAAAATTTAAAGCCATGAGATTTATCTTAAGTCCTCAAAATGTTTTTGACTACTTGATTGAGAGAGGAATCTCTATTCCAGAGCAGCAAGAGATGAGTAATATCGAAATTAAACCTGCTAAAAATTTCAACTTGCTGCTGACATTACCAGAGGGAAAAAGACTGCTAATCAAGCAAGAACGACAACAAAACCAAGAAAAAACAGTAGGAGAATTTTATCGGGAGTGGCAGATTCACAGTTTGTTGCGTAACATTCCTGAATTTAGCGATTTACTCTCTTCTTTATCAGAGCCGATATATTTTGATGTCGAAAATGCAATTATTGTTTTCAATTATCTAGATCAATATCAAGATTTAGCATATTTCTATACGCAAGAGAATATCTTTCCTTTAGAAATTGCAGCTACAATTGGAGCGACTTTAGGCTCAATTCACCAATTAACTCTCAACCGTTCACAATATAAAGAATTGCTGCCATCAGAAATATTTGTTCACTATGATTTGCAGTTACTTTTAAGTGTAGAACGCTTAACTCCAGAAGTGGCTAGCTCACTTTCTGCTGATGCTTTGAAATTCTTCGCTCTTTATCAGCGTTTCGATAGCTTAAGACAAGCGATCGCACAGTTAATTAATTCTATCGAACCTTGTTGTCTAAGCCATAATGACTTGAAGATCAACAATATTTTACTAGCTCATAATTGGCAAGAAACGAGAGAGCAAAAATCACCCTCAGCGAACAGTATGATTCGCTTGATTGATTGGGAAAAAGCAACTTGGGGGGATCCAGCTTACGATTTAGGCATACTTATCTCTAGTTATTTACAAGCTTGGTTGCTCAGTTTAATGACAAGTAAAACCATTAGCTTAGAAGAAACATTACGCCTAGCTAAAACTCCTTTGGAATTAGTTCAGCCTTCTATTGCTGTATTGACAAGAGCTTACCTTAATAAATTTCCAGAAATCTTAAAACTACGTCCAGATTTTATCCAGCAAGTCGTGCAATTTGTTGGGCTAGGTTTAATTTTAACTATTCTCTCAATTATTCAACACCAAAAAATCTTTAGTAATCAAGGGATATGTATGCTCCAGGTGGCGAAGAGTTTATTGTCTCGTCCGGAACAATCAATTCCTACTGTATTTGGTGTCACAGCAATTGAACTGACTCGTCGCCCAGTTTTGTATGCAATTAAGTAATGTTAGTTATAGGTAGATAATTATGCAATTGCTAGATTTGCTGCCACAGCAATCGTTAAATTATTCCGCACAGCAACTATTAGCTACTCTACAAGATATTGCTAATAAAGTTGAAATTAAATCAAACTTTAGTATTCGCCATCCAGATTATCAGCTTTTAGAATTACCAGATGAAGTAATTAGCCGCTTTCAGGAATTACCATTACCTTTGCAGTACAAAGTTTTGCAATCGCAATTGACGAGTTTTCTTTACCATATTTATTACAATGGTGCGTTCCGCAATGCTTTGGCTATTAATGCCAAAGAAATTGATGCCACAATGCTGCAGAATTTGGAAAATAATACTTATTTAGGTGTAGATGTTGATTTTTACGATCGCCTGCACGCAGCTAACAGTGGTAAAGGCTATTTTGATGATGGTTGGCAAGTGTTAAGGGTAGAGAGTGATGGCACTTTAGCGGTTAAAAAGGGAGAGATAACCTTACATATAAAACGCGATCGCCATCTCCATCCACAACAAATTCATGCCACTATTGCCGATAAGGTGGCAGTCAAAATGCCACCTTATCTATCGCAAAACGGATTTTATTTAGCAGTAGGCAATTTAGGGCAGTATAGTTCTCTATATAGAGGACACGATCGCCAATTAGTGCGAATCTATTTTAATTTAAGCCCTGAAGGTGCAGTTGCAATCATGGGTAGCCTCACGCAACAACTCAACAAAATCCCCATCCCGTTTACCTTTAAGGCGTTATATAATCCTTCGGACTACGAGCGTTTTGATACCGCAGTGCTTTACATCGAAAAAGGTTACTATGCTAACCTTTGGCCTGTACTGCAATCTGTGTATGCAGAACATCAGTTTTATTTTGGTGCAGAAGTACCTTTATTTACCAAATTTTTAGCACCAGGAATCGCTTTAGCAGAAGAACCTCATAGTAAGTTTGCAGGGAAAGAGAGTTTCGGCTTAAATCGCTGTCGAATTGTTACCAATGGATTGCTTAATGCATGGCAACAAGGAAATGAATCAACAGAACATCGGATGCTATCAATTTTGCAGAATTTTGCCCTACAGCAAATCGAAATTCAACGCCCCTATCTCAATCCAGACTCAGAGGATATCTACACCATATTAGAGTAATCATGTCCTTTGCGTTTCAACTTCACCCTTAATTAAGATTGCAGCAATGATTCTCTACAACTTCATTGTCAGCAAAAAAGGTGCAGTACGATCCACACCAGGCGGTTGTTAAAGTGGAAATGTCTTTTAGGCACACTTTGCGATCGCCTGTTTTCTTCTGTATTTAACTAACCGCAGATAGACGCAGATAATTTTTTGGGATATGGGTATTTGGTAATATAGAAAAATGGTGATGCGCCCTAATCTTAAAAAGTGCGTTAATGTGGTATTTGGTTATGCAAATAACGCGCCTCATGCTTGTAAATAAAAATTTAAGCTGGTTTTGCTAAATCTTGATTATCTAATTCCATCTGCGCTACAACTTTGATTTCTGATAGTTGTTGCTTAACCCAAGCAGAAAATAAATCTCCTAATATCTGCAAGCGTAACTGATCTGTTAATTGCTGTTGAATAAATTCTTCAACCAAAATGAGATGTACCCCTTTTTGAGTGACAATTGGCTTCAGAAACTGCGGTGTACGAGCAGCAAAAACTGCGGCAGCAATTTCTGCTTTAAAATCTTTACGGTAGCGTATTCCTTGATAGCCACCAGTACGGCGCAGTTCTGGTTCTGTGATATATTGACGAGCTATTTCTGAAAAAGTAATTTCATTTTCTTGGAGGGCATAAAACAATTCTAGTGCTAAATCTTCGTCGTCTAAAATGACTTCGTAGGTAACAGCACCGAGAAAATTTAATTGGTGTTGAACATAAAACTTTTCAACATTTTCTGCAAATAAATGATTTGCTAATTTTGCAGAAATAATATTAGCTTGAGCCATCTCTTCAAAATCATCAAGGGAAAGATAATGTTTTTGCAACCAAGCCCAAGTATCATCAGCTTTAACTAGTTTATGGGCTAATCGCAGGCTATCTGCGGCTTGCTGAAGTTCTTTTGGATCGACTGTAATCTCTGCTTTTTTAGCTGCTTCGGCAATAATTCTCCGGGTAGCTATTGCTTCTAAAACATCTGGAATTTGACAAGTAAGCTTCATGTGATGCAGAATTTCCACAGCAGAAACATTCATCATTTTGGGCATAATCTAACTCCTCAGAAACGTAAACCAGCGGTCTAAAAATTTTTAAAGCTCTATACCACCTTTTTGTAATTTCTTGAATGGATCTAAAACAAAATCAATTACGCGACGTTGCCGAACAATTACTTCTGCTGTTGCTGTCTGTCCAGGTGCTAAGTTAATCCTTTTATTCGCTGTTTGAATATAAGGTTGATCTAAAGTAATATCCAACTCATAAGTTTCAATTCTGCCTGCGTTAGTTTCTTGAATTTTAGAATCAGGAGAAATCCAACTTACTCTGCCTTGAACCACTCCATAATCTTGGAAAGGATAGGCATCAAATTTAGTTTTCACAGGCATACCCACACGCAAAAATCCGGTTTGACTGCTAGGCATTTGAGCTTTCAAAATAAAATCAGAGTTTTGCGGTGCAATTTGAGCAATCATTTGTCCTGGTTGAACGACAACCCCGGGTTTTTGGATAGGTAATTGGAAAATGGTGCCATCAATAGGAGTACGCACTACTCGTTGCGAAAGCTGAAATTTGTAACCAAGAATCTGACTTTTAGTTTGGGCAATTTCTGTGCTTAAAGAGCCTATTTGCGTTTGCAAATCTTTTAATTGTTCTTGATTTTTTAGTAGAGCTAATTTTCCAGTATGCACCACACTTTGATAACTACTTAACTGCTCTTGTAACCGCAATTTTGCTTGTTGAATATCTGCCTGAATTTGATTAATAACTGCTTGATAACGATTTTGTTGTTCTTTTAAACGTAACTTTGCCTGTTTCTGATCTGATTCAGCAATAATCTGCGATTTCTGGCTTTCGTCACCCATTCTCTGCAATTCAACAACCTTAATTTGGGGAACTGCTCCTATTTTCCAAAGTTTGCGAAAGCGATCAACTTCTGCTAAATCTCGATTTAAGCGAATTTTACTTAATTTGTAGGAAGTTTGGCTACTATAAATATTTTGTTTTGCTTGATCGACTTGAGCTTGATTTTCTAATTTTTGGAGATTAAAAGTACTCTGTTTAGCATCAAAATTTTGCTGTGCTTGTTGCACTTGCGACATCTTTTCTAATTCTTGAGAGCGGTTTTGTTGCTCTTGCACGTTAATTGATAACATGACTTGATTTTTCAGTAAATCTAACTGTGCAAGTCGGTTTTGTTGCCCTTCTAGCTTTGTTTGTGCCTGCTGTAAGTCAGTTTTCAAATCATTAGACTCTAGTTCTACTAATACCTGCCCAGCAGCGACAATTTGCCCTTCTTTGACCTTGACAGATGTAATATTTCCTGGTACAGCTGCATCCAATCTTTGTGCCGAGCCTTTCGGTTCTATTCTGCCTCTAGCAGTGCCAGTTTCATCAACTTTAGAGAGCATTGACCAAGGTAAAACAATACCTGCAAAACCTAAAATTAAATATAGTAAAGAGCGTGTCCAAATTCTTGGTAAAGCATCTAATAGTTCCTCTGTACCGTAATACCAATCTCTAGCTTCATCTACTAAGGAGGGTTGATAATTATGCTCTGTTAAATTGCTAGCTGGTTCTAATTGTTGCTGCGTAGTTAGAATTGCTGATGAATTGTCAAAGCGACTTGGCATGATTTTTGACCTTTGATGCGATTTTTAAGTAAAACTCAAACAGTTTGTGCCAATTGTTGTTGATTGAGGTAATAGTAATAACCTTTGCTTTTAATTAATTGCTCATGATTACCGCTTTCTACTAATGCACCTTTATCTAGAACTAAAATCAAATCTGCATTGCAGATGGTAGAAAGACGATGAGCAATAATCAGTGTTGTCCTTCCTTGGGTTATGGTTTTGAGATTATTTTGAATGATGCGTTCTGATTCCGCATCAAGATGACTGGTAGCTTCATCTAATAGTAATAAAGCAGGATTTCCTAACAAAGCACGGGCAATTGCTAACCTTTGTCTTTGTCCCCCTGATAATAGTCCACCGCCTTCACCTATGGGTGTTTCATACCCCATTGGTAATTGCTGAATAAATTCATCTGCTCCAGCTAAACTTGCTGCTTCGATGATTTCTTCTAGGGTAGATTCTGGATGAGCAATGCTAATATTTTCGCGAATTGTACCACCAAATAGAAAGGTATCTTGATCAACAACTCCAATTTGAGAACGCAGTGACTTTAAAGCCACACTCTTTAAATCGTAATTGTCAATTAAGACTTTACCTTCGGTGGCAGGATAAAGACCTAAAATTAATTTAGAAAGTGTGGTTTTACCAGAACCACTACGCCCTACCAGAGCTACAGTTTGCTCTGGTTTTACCTCAAAACTGATATTTTCGAGGACATTTAGCTCACTTTCTGGGTGGTAGCGAAACGTTACATGATCAAACCGGATATAGCCCCGCAATCTAGGGAGAAATTGCTTTGGTGAAGCTTGTAAATCTTCTTCTGGTTCGGTTTCCAAAACATCATTAATCCGCTCGCTAGAAATCATTACTTCTTGTAATTGATTCCACAGCACAGCTAACCTTTGAAAAGGTCGAATGACGTTACCTAATAACATATTAAAGGCAATTAACTGCCCAATTGTCAGTTGATTTTGAATTACTAACCAAGCCCCAAACCACAGTAAGCTAGTGGTGGCTACAGTTTCGATAGTGGCACTAGC contains:
- the gcvP gene encoding aminomethyl-transferring glycine dehydrogenase, giving the protein MVSYAPIPKSSDRQIATEGKQNLDNFRKRHIGPNSDDIEQMLGVLGIPSLDVLINKTVPQAIRLQGALNLPEAQTEYAALAKLKQIAEKNQVFRSFMGMGYYDCITPAVIARNILENPGWYTAYTPYQPEIAQGRLEALLNFQTMIIDLTGLEIANASLLDEATAAAEAMSLSYGVCKNKANTYFVSRDCHPQTIDVLQTRAEPLGINIIIGDHQTFDFEQPIFGAILQYPASDGTIYDYRAFIEKAHAKGALVTVAADPLSLTLLTPPGEFGADIAIGSTQRFGIPLGFGGPHAAYMATKEEYKRQVPGRIVGVSKDAQGKPALRLALQTREQHIRREKATSNICTAQVLLAVMASMYAVYHGPDGLKAIAENIHNLTGILADGLKRLGYKISSESFFDTLRVELGTHSLEKILEGCQERHINLRIFDETAVGISLDETTTVDEVQDLLEIFALGKDLSFSIAELTAVPLPLSRSSSYLTHPVFNRYHSETELLRYLHKLESKDLSLTTSMIPLGSCTMKLNATSEMIPVTWQEFGKIHPFAPPSQTRGYQILFQQLEAWLAEITGFAGISLQPNAGSQGEYAGLLVIRHYHESRNEGHRNVCLIPTSAHGTNPASAVMCGMKVVAVACDADGNIDIADLKVKAEKHSHELAALMVTYPSTHGVFEEAIQEICEIVHKHGGQVYMDGANMNAQVGICRPGDIGADVCHLNLHKTFCIPHGGGGPGMGPIGVASHLVPFLPGHPVISLNKTQHSQGAVAAAPWGSASILVISWMYIAMMGAEGLTEATKVAILNANYIAKRLEEYYPVLYKGKNGLVAHECILDLRSLKKSAGIEIDDVAKRLMDYGFHAPTVSWPVAGTIMVEPTESESKAELDRFCEALISIRQEIAEIENGKMDTQDNLLKNAPHTVESLITGEWQHPYSREQAAYPAPWTKEHKFWPAVGRIDAAFGDRNFVCSCLPMDAYS
- a CDS encoding NAD(P)-dependent oxidoreductase, translating into MKKLLVTGASGFLGWHICQQAKPEWEVYGTYFANHLEIGDIETLKVNLTDLQELKQIFNDIKPDAVIHTAALSQPNFCQNHPQESYAINVTASCNIAGLCADYAIPCAFTSTDLVFDGLNAPYQETDSVNPLSIYGEQKVQAEIGMLERYPHTAVCRMPLMFGMATPTAKSFMQQFIETLQAGKELSLFIDEFRTPVSGKTAAQGLLLALEKVQGLIHLGGKERISRYDFMRQLVEVFEIPNAKLKGCRQEDIKMAAPRPKDVSLNSSKAFALGYQPLSIKEELAALYQIK
- a CDS encoding tetratricopeptide repeat protein, coding for MVLRRCLVASSFITFSTFGCGNWANSTANNTTQVVQESNISQQLIGTQSSQKAADFVKQANNLLDARRYQDSIAAFDQAIAIEPNIPEAWINRGNALTSLQRYKEAIASYDRALALRPDKDVAWYNRGNALTSLRLYKDAIVAYDRAIALQPKKSEAWINRGIALTKLQSYAEGLKSYDTAIAIQPNMHQAYYNKACSYGLQGNVDLAIQNLEKAIKLAPDKYKKLAKTDTDFNKVRNDKRFQQMIK
- a CDS encoding aminoglycoside phosphotransferase family protein — translated: MRFILSPQNVFDYLIERGISIPEQQEMSNIEIKPAKNFNLLLTLPEGKRLLIKQERQQNQEKTVGEFYREWQIHSLLRNIPEFSDLLSSLSEPIYFDVENAIIVFNYLDQYQDLAYFYTQENIFPLEIAATIGATLGSIHQLTLNRSQYKELLPSEIFVHYDLQLLLSVERLTPEVASSLSADALKFFALYQRFDSLRQAIAQLINSIEPCCLSHNDLKINNILLAHNWQETREQKSPSANSMIRLIDWEKATWGDPAYDLGILISSYLQAWLLSLMTSKTISLEETLRLAKTPLELVQPSIAVLTRAYLNKFPEILKLRPDFIQQVVQFVGLGLILTILSIIQHQKIFSNQGICMLQVAKSLLSRPEQSIPTVFGVTAIELTRRPVLYAIK
- a CDS encoding T3SS effector HopA1 family protein translates to MQLLDLLPQQSLNYSAQQLLATLQDIANKVEIKSNFSIRHPDYQLLELPDEVISRFQELPLPLQYKVLQSQLTSFLYHIYYNGAFRNALAINAKEIDATMLQNLENNTYLGVDVDFYDRLHAANSGKGYFDDGWQVLRVESDGTLAVKKGEITLHIKRDRHLHPQQIHATIADKVAVKMPPYLSQNGFYLAVGNLGQYSSLYRGHDRQLVRIYFNLSPEGAVAIMGSLTQQLNKIPIPFTFKALYNPSDYERFDTAVLYIEKGYYANLWPVLQSVYAEHQFYFGAEVPLFTKFLAPGIALAEEPHSKFAGKESFGLNRCRIVTNGLLNAWQQGNESTEHRMLSILQNFALQQIEIQRPYLNPDSEDIYTILE
- a CDS encoding peptidylprolyl isomerase — translated: MPKMMNVSAVEILHHMKLTCQIPDVLEAIATRRIIAEAAKKAEITVDPKELQQAADSLRLAHKLVKADDTWAWLQKHYLSLDDFEEMAQANIISAKLANHLFAENVEKFYVQHQLNFLGAVTYEVILDDEDLALELFYALQENEITFSEIARQYITEPELRRTGGYQGIRYRKDFKAEIAAAVFAARTPQFLKPIVTQKGVHLILVEEFIQQQLTDQLRLQILGDLFSAWVKQQLSEIKVVAQMELDNQDLAKPA